The following proteins are co-located in the Peromyscus maniculatus bairdii isolate BWxNUB_F1_BW_parent chromosome 23, HU_Pman_BW_mat_3.1, whole genome shotgun sequence genome:
- the LOC121825462 gene encoding lithocholate 6-beta-hydroxylase-like: MDMEYLDMMVNETLRLYPIANRLERVSKKDVEINGVFIPKGTIVMVPTYPLHRDPEYWPEPEEFRPERFSKENKGSINPYVYLPFGNGPRNCIGMRFALISMKLAVIRVLQNFTLQPCEETEIPLKFSRQPILQPENPIILKIVSRDKPITGA; the protein is encoded by the exons ATGGACATGGAGTACCTTGACATGATGGTGAATGAAACTCTCAGATTGTACCCAATCGCTAACAGACTAGAGAGGGTCTCAAAGAAGGATGTGGAAATCAATGGAGTGTTCATTCCCAAAGGGACTATAGTTATGGTACCAACTTATCCTCTTCACCGGGACCCTGAGTACTGGCCAGAGCCTGAAGAGTTCCGCCCTGAAAG gttcagcaaggagAACAAGGGCAGCATCAATCCTTATGTATACCTGCCCTTCGGGAACGGACCCAGGAACTGCATTGGCATGAGGTTTGCCCTCATCAGCATGAAACTCGCTGTCATCAGAGTCCTGCAGAACTTCACCCTCCAGCCTTGTGAGGAAACAGAG ATCCCCCTGAAGTTCAGCAGGCAACCAATTCTCCAACCAGAAAACCCCATCATCCTGAAGATTGTGTCAAGAGATAAACCCATAACTGGAGCGTGA